One Gordonia mangrovi genomic region harbors:
- a CDS encoding sugar phosphate isomerase/epimerase family protein encodes MKVALDPTPFHHSHSLLELPGVVADLGYEYLQLTPQVDMIPFFNHPKADDALVAKFRKACADAGVGIASVLPVLRWSGPDEDAREAAVRYWKRAIQITVDLGVTVMNTEFSGRPEKSEESERAFFRSMEELVPIIEREGIDVRIDPHPDDFVEDGLAAIRMIRGINSKNVGLVYVACHSFHMGGNMAEIMTTAGDMLRLVHVADTMDHHASHGLRYITNPPGNAVRVHQHLKIGDGDVNWDEFFGTLGEIGFYDRDDTVMVSSVFAENENAHEVSRYQLSTMTDYVAKYRG; translated from the coding sequence ATGAAGGTTGCACTCGACCCCACCCCGTTCCACCACAGCCATTCACTGCTCGAATTGCCCGGTGTCGTCGCCGATCTCGGCTACGAGTACCTGCAGTTGACGCCGCAGGTGGACATGATCCCCTTCTTCAACCACCCCAAGGCCGACGACGCCCTGGTGGCGAAGTTCCGCAAGGCCTGTGCCGACGCGGGCGTCGGCATCGCCTCGGTGCTGCCGGTGCTGCGCTGGTCGGGGCCCGACGAGGACGCCCGCGAGGCCGCGGTCCGCTACTGGAAACGGGCGATTCAGATCACCGTCGACCTCGGCGTCACCGTGATGAACACCGAGTTCTCCGGCCGTCCCGAGAAGTCCGAGGAGTCCGAACGGGCCTTCTTCCGGTCGATGGAAGAACTCGTGCCGATCATCGAGCGCGAAGGCATCGACGTCCGGATCGATCCGCACCCCGACGATTTCGTCGAGGACGGCCTGGCCGCCATCCGGATGATCCGGGGCATCAACTCGAAGAACGTCGGGCTGGTGTACGTCGCTTGCCACAGCTTCCACATGGGTGGGAACATGGCCGAGATCATGACCACCGCCGGTGACATGCTGCGCCTGGTGCATGTCGCCGACACCATGGATCATCATGCCTCTCATGGTCTTCGCTACATCACCAATCCGCCCGGAAATGCGGTGCGCGTACATCAGCACCTCAAGATCGGCGATGGTGACGTCAACTGGGACGAATTCTTCGGCACCTTGGGCGAGATCGGCTTCTACGATCGCGACGACACGGTCATGGTCTCGAGTGTGTTCGCGGAGAACGAGAATGCCCACGAGGTCTCGCGCTACCAGTTGTCCACGATGACCGACTACGTCGCCAAGTACCGGGGCTGA
- a CDS encoding sugar phosphate isomerase/epimerase family protein: MSNIVVGSAPDSWGVWFPDDPQQTPYTRFLDEVAASGYEWIELGPFGYLPTDPTQLLDELGERGLQLSAGTVFEHLHQDNSWDAVWTQIEDVAKLTAAVGGKHVVVIPEMWRDPATGDVLEDRDLTDEQWRKKTEGMDELGKAMFEKYGVRAQYHPHADSHVDTEENIYRFLENTDGEFVNLCLDTGHVSYCGGDNLAIIRNHPERIGYLHLKQVDEAVRAKVAADDLPFGEAVRLGAMTEPPRGIPEMPPLLEAVADLDVDIFAIVEQDMYPCSPDAPLPIAQRTQKYLGSCGVPAVRFR; the protein is encoded by the coding sequence ATGAGCAACATCGTCGTCGGCTCCGCACCGGACTCCTGGGGCGTCTGGTTTCCGGACGATCCGCAGCAGACCCCGTACACCCGATTCCTGGACGAGGTCGCGGCATCGGGTTACGAGTGGATCGAGCTGGGCCCGTTCGGCTACCTGCCCACCGACCCGACACAACTGCTCGACGAACTCGGCGAGCGTGGACTGCAGCTGTCGGCCGGCACCGTCTTCGAGCACCTGCACCAGGACAATTCGTGGGACGCGGTATGGACCCAGATCGAGGACGTCGCCAAACTCACGGCGGCGGTCGGGGGCAAGCACGTCGTGGTGATCCCGGAGATGTGGCGCGATCCCGCGACCGGTGACGTCCTCGAGGACCGCGACCTGACCGATGAGCAGTGGCGCAAGAAGACCGAGGGCATGGACGAACTCGGCAAGGCGATGTTCGAGAAGTACGGCGTGCGTGCGCAGTATCATCCGCACGCCGACAGTCACGTGGACACCGAGGAGAACATCTACCGGTTCCTCGAGAACACCGACGGCGAGTTCGTCAACCTCTGCCTCGACACCGGTCACGTGAGCTATTGCGGCGGTGACAATCTCGCCATCATCCGCAACCACCCCGAGCGGATCGGCTACCTGCACCTCAAGCAGGTCGACGAAGCGGTGCGCGCCAAGGTGGCCGCCGACGACCTGCCGTTCGGTGAGGCCGTGCGCCTGGGCGCGATGACCGAGCCGCCACGTGGCATCCCGGAGATGCCGCCGCTGCTCGAGGCGGTCGCCGACCTCGACGTCGACATCTTCGCGATCGTCGAGCAGGACATGTACCCCTGCTCCCCGGATGCCCCGTTGCCCATCGCCCAGCGGACCCAGAAGTACCTCGGCTCCTGCGGTGTTCCGGCCGTCCGCTTCCGCTGA
- a CDS encoding Gfo/Idh/MocA family protein: MVRIALVGAGFIGSVHARNLAEHPEVRFVGVADIDAARAGDLADRMGTQPLTDTDIYDSDHVDAVLIASSTDTHADHLRRAAAAGLPTFCEKPIDLDLAHAIDTVAQVTAAGVATMVDFNRRFDRDHRELHRSVRAGEIGGVELIQLTSRGPSLPPLDYIATSGGQMRDQTVHFFDLARWITGEDPVDVFAAGSVFTDPRMAQLGDVDTSVVTLRMPSGALVQIDSARRTGYGYDERIEVLGSDGMIESGRRPIGSVSRYGPGRIVGDGLHAGWFERVAPTYRAALDHFLAALTTGADIGPTLDEALKAQAIAEAAARSLRTGNRETITYPVTPSAVTTH, from the coding sequence TTGGTACGCATCGCTCTCGTCGGCGCCGGCTTCATCGGCTCGGTGCATGCGCGGAACCTCGCCGAGCACCCCGAGGTGCGGTTTGTGGGTGTCGCAGACATCGATGCCGCCCGGGCCGGTGACCTCGCCGACCGGATGGGAACCCAACCCCTCACCGACACCGACATCTACGACTCCGACCACGTCGACGCGGTTCTGATCGCATCGTCGACCGATACCCACGCCGACCACCTGCGGCGCGCGGCCGCAGCGGGACTGCCCACCTTCTGCGAGAAGCCGATCGATCTGGATCTGGCACATGCAATCGACACCGTGGCGCAGGTGACCGCGGCCGGCGTGGCGACCATGGTGGACTTCAACCGGCGCTTCGATCGCGACCACCGCGAGTTGCATCGGTCGGTCCGTGCCGGCGAGATCGGCGGAGTGGAGCTCATCCAGTTGACCTCCCGCGGCCCGTCGCTTCCGCCACTGGACTACATCGCGACCTCCGGCGGTCAGATGCGCGATCAGACCGTGCACTTCTTCGACCTCGCCCGATGGATCACGGGCGAGGATCCGGTCGATGTGTTCGCTGCGGGATCCGTGTTCACCGACCCCCGAATGGCGCAACTCGGCGACGTCGACACCTCGGTCGTCACGCTGCGGATGCCCAGCGGCGCACTCGTGCAGATCGACAGTGCGCGGCGAACGGGGTACGGCTACGACGAACGTATCGAGGTTCTCGGTTCGGACGGCATGATCGAATCCGGCCGCCGACCAATCGGATCGGTATCCCGGTACGGGCCCGGCCGCATCGTCGGCGACGGGCTGCACGCCGGTTGGTTCGAGCGTGTCGCGCCGACCTACCGCGCCGCACTCGACCACTTCCTCGCGGCCCTCACCACCGGCGCAGACATCGGCCCCACGCTCGACGAGGCGCTCAAGGCGCAGGCCATCGCCGAGGCCGCCGCGCGTTCGCTGCGGACCGGCAATCGCGAAACCATCACCTACCCGGTGACGCCCAGCGCAGTCACCACGCACTGA